The window TCCAAAACCCAGGAAAATATATCCGATCTGGGATACACTGGAATAAGCCAGCATACGCTTGACATCCGTCTGACCTATTGCCGAAGTTGCCCCCAGAGCCAGAGTGATCAGAGCCAGGAAGAGAATAATTGGTCCATACACTGCCTGGAAAGGAGCAAAGACCATAAAGAGAACCCTGAGTATACCATAAGCTCCGATCTTAATGATCACACCACTAAGCATTGCGCTGATCGGAGACGGAGCTGTGGGGTGCACATCCGGAAGCCAGTAGTGCAGAGGGAACATTGCTGCCTTACCACCAAATACAATGATAAAGAGCAGACCCACTGCATACAGGTGCCATGGGACAGCCCCTGCTTCAGCAAGCACCCTGATCTTAAGGGTAATGTCTGCCATGTTCAGGGAACCGATGGTTGCGTACAGTGATGTGACTGCTATCAGCATCACATTGCCCCCGAGAATATTCAGGACCAGGTACTTCATTGTAGCTTCCATCTTGTCCGAAATCTTCGTAACCTTTGAGTTTTCGTTTGAAACTATCAGGGCTGCCGAAGAAAGCAGCATTATTTCGAAGAAGACGAACATGTTGAAGATATCCCCTGTCAGGAATATCCCGTTGATGCCTGCAAGCATCAGGTTGTAAAGGGAGTGGTAGGTCTGGTTCAGGAATTTATCTTCTATGTAATCATAGGAATAAATTAAGCCCAAAAAACCAATTGTGCAATTCAGGAGAACCATTACAGCACTCAGCAGGTCGGCTACAAGCACGATTCCGTACTTACCGTATTCTCCTACATCATATGCAATGACTCCGTGCTTCCAGACGGTTGTGATCAAGAGTACACTTAAGCACAATAAACCAAAGCCAACTACGATGTCGATTACCTTTTGCAGCCCTGGATTGCCTTTGGTCAGGATTGTAATCGGAGCCATTGCCAGAGGAATGGCAATCAGGAAGATCGGCAGATTATCCATTAAAAAGTTCATTCTCGAAGCCTCCTGAGTTCCTGGACATCAATGGTACCATACTCTTCATTGATGCGGTAGCAAAGAGTCAATACGAACGCTGTGGTTGCGAGCCCGATCACGATGGCTGTGAGCACGAGGGACTGTACAAGAGGATCTACAAAACCGTTAAATGGGGCTGATACGATCGGCCCGAGTACTCCTGCTGTCAGGTTATCGTTGAAGACCATGACGCCCTGATTGACAATCTGCTCTTCTCCAAGGATAGGGACTATCGCGCTGGGATCACTAAAAACTCCACCTCCAACGATATACAGGTTAATGGAGTGGGAAATAATCCCGAAACCGATGATAACTTTCATCATGTCCCTGCGAAGAATCAGGAAAGTTCCGATCCCAAAGAGCAGAGCGATTGTAAGCTCAAGGAAAAAATTATTCATGTTCTCCCTCCGGGCCTTCGTCAGTTCCTAATTTGGTTGCAATAAACAGAAGTCCTCCAACCACTACGAAGTAAACACCAAGGTCAAAGAAACTGGATGAGACAAATTCAAGCTCAAACAGGTGAATACCTCCGATTTCGACAGGAATGAAATCAAAGGCGCTTCTGAAGAAGTGGTGGCCTGCAAGCAAGGGAGACCAGGCAGTTATACTTGCAAACAGGAGCCCGTATCCAAACCACATGTGCCAGTCCGGGTTCCAGAATTTCTTGATATCATCAAGCCCGTATGCGACGTAGATCAGTCCGATCCCAGCCGCACACAGCACACCGCCGACGAAACCTCCACCTGGCCTGTTACCTCCGATGAGCAGAAGATCGATTGAATAGAGCATATCGATCATCAAACACATCTTTGCGATTGTTTTGGTAATTACCGTGGTACCGGCCATTATTCCTTACCTCCCTTCGCCTTTTTTGCTCTGCTCATGATAAGGCTGTACACCGAAAGGGCTGCCAGGGAAAGTACTGATATTTCTCCGAGGGTATCATATCCTCTGAAGTCCACGACTATCACGTTGACCACGTTGAGTCCACCGGTCATCTCCAGGCTTTTCTGTATGAAGTAGTAACAGAAGGTCTGGAACTGTGGCAGTACCCCAATGTTTGCGTTTAACATTACGGCAAGAAGTCCAAATGAGACAACGCCTGAGATTAACAGGTTCACCATAACCTTACCTGCCGGCATAGGTTCTTTGAACTTCTGGGGAATCTTCATGAGTACCAGGATGAAGATAATGGTGGACAATGTTTCTACACAGACCTGGGTCATTGCAAGGTCAGGGGCTTTGAGGTATATGTAAAGCAGGGATACCAGGAAGCCAAGTTCGGAGAGGGATATGACCGCAGGCAGGTATTTTGGAAGGAGAGCAGCACCAAGCGCTGCCAGGAGCATCAGGGAATACAGTGCAATTTCATAAGGCTGTGCCGCATAGTTTATCCCTGCAGGCAGAATGTTGCCAATGCCTATACCCATGCCTACACTAAACTTATAGACCGGCCAGAATATCAGGAAAATCATAAAGAGTAGTGTCATCTTGATATAAACTCCAATGGGTCCTGGCTGGGTAATCGCTGCGAACTTGTGGGTTACATCTCTTGCGTTGTTTACGGTCGCATCGTACCAGTAGTTCATGCTGACCCAGGGGAGCTTGTCGTTGAAACTATTCTGCCAGGCAGCAAGTGAGTCATAGAACTTGTAGAGTACAAGACCGATGGCAAAAGTTGCTATCGTCATCAAAAGCGGCGTGGTGACTCCATGCCACAGTGCTACATGCAGGTGTTCTGCGTCGGGGACAAGACCACTGTAAGCAGGCTGGACCAGGGTCTCGATCGGGAACTTGGGATAGAGCCCGAAGAAGATGATCAGACCTACAAGGAAAACGGCAGGACCCAGCATAACCCAGGGAGCATCGTGCACATGGTGAGGGATATCATGATCATGCGTCCTCTCTCCCAGGAAGATCCCGTCTATCAGCTTTATGGAGTACATAAGGGTGAATACACCACCAAGTACTGCAACAACCGGGAAGACAATAGCCCACGGGCCTCCGTAAGTTTCTGAAACCAGCTTGCCTATTTCAAGGGATGTTTCATAGAACATTTCCTTGCTAAGGAACCCGTTGAGCGGAGGGACCCCGGCCATTGAGGCTGCTGCTATCACCGCAACGATGAACGTTTTTGGCATTTCCTTACGCAAACCACCCAGTTTTCTGATATCTCGGGTTGTCGTCTCGTGAGCCACGATACCTGCCACTAGGAAAAGGGTAGCTTTGAAGGTAGAGTGGTTCAACATGTGGAAGGTTGCTGCCGCAAAACCCAGCCCCGGATGTGCAGCTGTACTGTAACCATACATGGTCATCAGGTAGGCCAGCTGGCTGATTGTAGAGTAAGCCAGGATGGCTTTGATATCCGTCTGCCGGAAAGCCATGAAGCCAGCCAGAACCATGGTTATCATCCCTGTCCCGGAAACCAGGATCAGCCATTCGGGAGTTCCCGAAAGGATGGGGTGCATCCTTGCAACCAGATAGACACCAGCCTTGACCATTGTAGCCGAGTGCAGGAAGGCGCTCACAGGAGTTGGAGCTTCCATGGCGTTAGGCAGCCAAATATAAAAGGGACCCTGTGCAGATTTGGAAGCAGCACCGATGAAGATCAGAACCAGAATTGCAACATAAAACGGACTTCCATGTAATGTTGAAAGGAATTCTGAATTATGAGCAACTTCAGAGATACCATAAGTGCCTGTAACAACCCTGAGCATCAGGAAGCCTGCGAACATGAAAAGTCCGCCACCGGCAGTTATTAGAAGGGCTTTGGTTGCGCCATATACGGATTCTGGTCTTTCTCTCCAGTATCCGATAAGCATAAAAGATGTTATACTGGTCAGTTCCCAGAAAATAAACATCTGGATCGTATTATCTGTATAGGCAATGCCCAGCATTGCACCCATAAAGAGCAAGAGCCACTGGTAGTACCTCGGCAGGTCTTCCTTTGTGGACATATAACCGTTTGAATAGGCCATGATGATAACACCAATGCCTGAAACGATTAATGCCAGGAGAACAGCCATGCCGTCTCCGTAGAAGTTTAAGGATAGACCAGCTGTTGGTAACCAGTTAAAAGAACCTTTTACAGGAGTACCTGCCATAGCATACGGGATTACCTGAACATTCAGCACAAAACACGCAAATGCGATAAGTGCTGAAATCCATCCAATCCTCTGCTTGAATACTTTATATAATACAGGTAATGTCCATGCAAGTATAAATGGTAAAAAGACAGCTATTAATATTGCATTAAATGGATCCATGAATCATCAACCCAACCTCTGTAGTTTTTTGGTTATTGATAATTAGTAGTGAATACTAGTCAGGTTCAAAAGTTTCAATTCAGAATTCAATTCACATAGAAAATAAAGATATAATGTAATCTTATATTTCCCTCGCGTATACTCTTTTGTCATATAGTAAAAATGTTTCGGTTTTTATTGGACGCATGTTCAGCATCAAGCAAACTATTTTGTGTCCAAAATTGCACGCGAAATCTTCTCAAATTAGGTTCCTGATTACAGCAAATACCTCCTTTCAAAACTGCAGATTTATACGCAATTAAAATTATATCCCACTTTTCTCGTTGAACGTTTAGATCTTTTCAGTTCTTAACGCTACCGATTTTATCATCCGAGGGGTTTAATGAAACTTCTATGCAATATTCCAAATCAGAACTAAAAAAATCAAGGTCTAAAACCGATAGCCTTAGATGTATCAATTTTCATGTGGATTCTCATATATTTGAATATTTCCAAAAAACACTATCAATAAAAACAACAATTTCGTGAAAAAAAATATGAACATAAAGGTCAGATAGAAGTTATTTTGCTTTTTGAGTAGCAACTTAATCCAAAGAATCAGATAAATTTGTTAATATGTTAACTCTCCTGTCAGTCTAAATTATTTAGCTCATTAGAACTGTGCACCAGGAAATTTAATGTGAGAAAGCAATAGATACTGATTCAGTAACAGGTTCATTTAAATTAAGTCAATATTTAAATATATAGATCTATATTCCAAAAAATTGAAGCTTACGTATAAAATGAATCAAATAGGTAATAAAAAAAATATGCACATAAATGTAAAAAAATCAAAATTGAATCCACCTTCCGCATAAGCCCACAAAAATACCACAAATTTACCCAATCCGGCAGTAGCTTAAAAACTAATTTCCTCTATAATGAAAAATAGTGGGCAAATCGGCGAATGAATTCTACATCTGTGTACATTTGCAGAATGTCTGAGAGAAAGAAACTCAAAGGAAGGGTAGTTGTCCAAAAAAAGAAACATCGGGCAAAATAAATTCACAAAAAGGAAAAGAGTATATTCAAGATAAATTCTTCGAAACCTTTTGGTTTTGAAAAGGCCAGATAAGTTTTCTAGAAATGTTTGGAATGGTGTTTTCAATAAATGAACACGTGTTACATAATCGACATGCATGACGTTCAAATCTCAAGCAGCCTTGTAAAAAGACAGTGTATATAATAACTATTCGTTCTAAGATAGGAAAGTACAGTGAACTACCCCTCCCTGCCTGATGGCGAGGAAGGAGCTTCCTACGAGTATTTTTATCATCGGCTTCGATTCTCAAAGAATCTCAATTCCTCAAAAAACCTGTATTGTCGTAGATTTCCGATATTGCTACCGAAAGCCTGTCCACAAGGCATTTTGCAATAAGTTTCACAACTTCTTATTGCAATATACCGTGTCAAGCTCTACTGTTAACCGTTCAAACTTTTACATACAGAACTTCTCTGTAGAACCTTATAGTCTAAGTTCAGAAAGTTTGTACCTGACAGTTTGTTATCCGGCTATCCCAACTTTACCTTTACCCGTAGGGTGTGGGTGAGCTAATAGATAACTAATATTAACAGGAGTCGAGAGTATTAATAACTTATCAGAATCAACATTAATAACTTATCAGAATCAACAACAGAAGACAGTTTAGAAGTTGACGGTTTTCATCTCCCACCTGCCAAATCTGAGGATTTGTCGAGGAAGGAGACTTCCCGCCTTCAGTGTTAAACTAAACAGAGATCCGTGAACTCCCACTAAGCTAAAGACTTAGTGGCTTCCTGAGTCATCCTTCCAACCAATGTTGACAAGTCGTGCAGGCTCTACCCTGCGTTCCGCAGGTGAAATAGATATGAGCGAGATATGCTTGAGATGCATATAGCTACCGTCTTTCTGCGGCTTAATCCCGATCCCTTCAGGATGATTCTTGCCCTGTTATCCAACTCCCCGATGTTCAAACGTT is drawn from Methanosarcina lacustris Z-7289 and contains these coding sequences:
- a CDS encoding monovalent cation/H+ antiporter subunit B, which gives rise to MAGTTVITKTIAKMCLMIDMLYSIDLLLIGGNRPGGGFVGGVLCAAGIGLIYVAYGLDDIKKFWNPDWHMWFGYGLLFASITAWSPLLAGHHFFRSAFDFIPVEIGGIHLFELEFVSSSFFDLGVYFVVVGGLLFIATKLGTDEGPEGEHE
- the mbhE gene encoding hydrogen gas-evolving membrane-bound hydrogenase subunit E; protein product: MDPFNAILIAVFLPFILAWTLPVLYKVFKQRIGWISALIAFACFVLNVQVIPYAMAGTPVKGSFNWLPTAGLSLNFYGDGMAVLLALIVSGIGVIIMAYSNGYMSTKEDLPRYYQWLLLFMGAMLGIAYTDNTIQMFIFWELTSITSFMLIGYWRERPESVYGATKALLITAGGGLFMFAGFLMLRVVTGTYGISEVAHNSEFLSTLHGSPFYVAILVLIFIGAASKSAQGPFYIWLPNAMEAPTPVSAFLHSATMVKAGVYLVARMHPILSGTPEWLILVSGTGMITMVLAGFMAFRQTDIKAILAYSTISQLAYLMTMYGYSTAAHPGLGFAAATFHMLNHSTFKATLFLVAGIVAHETTTRDIRKLGGLRKEMPKTFIVAVIAAASMAGVPPLNGFLSKEMFYETSLEIGKLVSETYGGPWAIVFPVVAVLGGVFTLMYSIKLIDGIFLGERTHDHDIPHHVHDAPWVMLGPAVFLVGLIIFFGLYPKFPIETLVQPAYSGLVPDAEHLHVALWHGVTTPLLMTIATFAIGLVLYKFYDSLAAWQNSFNDKLPWVSMNYWYDATVNNARDVTHKFAAITQPGPIGVYIKMTLLFMIFLIFWPVYKFSVGMGIGIGNILPAGINYAAQPYEIALYSLMLLAALGAALLPKYLPAVISLSELGFLVSLLYIYLKAPDLAMTQVCVETLSTIIFILVLMKIPQKFKEPMPAGKVMVNLLISGVVSFGLLAVMLNANIGVLPQFQTFCYYFIQKSLEMTGGLNVVNVIVVDFRGYDTLGEISVLSLAALSVYSLIMSRAKKAKGGKE
- a CDS encoding proton-conducting transporter transmembrane domain-containing protein — protein: MNFLMDNLPIFLIAIPLAMAPITILTKGNPGLQKVIDIVVGFGLLCLSVLLITTVWKHGVIAYDVGEYGKYGIVLVADLLSAVMVLLNCTIGFLGLIYSYDYIEDKFLNQTYHSLYNLMLAGINGIFLTGDIFNMFVFFEIMLLSSAALIVSNENSKVTKISDKMEATMKYLVLNILGGNVMLIAVTSLYATIGSLNMADITLKIRVLAEAGAVPWHLYAVGLLFIIVFGGKAAMFPLHYWLPDVHPTAPSPISAMLSGVIIKIGAYGILRVLFMVFAPFQAVYGPIILFLALITLALGATSAIGQTDVKRMLAYSSVSQIGYIFLGFGMAAMANVSGQTEAAALILGASIVYLINHALAKSMLFLTSGGIIHTAETRDMRQMGGMINKAPMMGVAFLVGAMSIGGVPPMGGFISKFLLFDAGLRAQFYLPIGIALIFAVFTLFYMFRGWILIFWGERDPQYGEYSHHKLSPLIVFPILFLAAIVLIIGLYPEPVVQLSQTIANQIIDPQPYIDAVIVRVIR
- a CDS encoding NADH-quinone oxidoreductase subunit K, with protein sequence MNNFFLELTIALLFGIGTFLILRRDMMKVIIGFGIISHSINLYIVGGGVFSDPSAIVPILGEEQIVNQGVMVFNDNLTAGVLGPIVSAPFNGFVDPLVQSLVLTAIVIGLATTAFVLTLCYRINEEYGTIDVQELRRLRE